In Takifugu flavidus isolate HTHZ2018 unplaced genomic scaffold, ASM371156v2 ctg617, whole genome shotgun sequence, the genomic window TCCAGcagtgtaaaacaaacaaacaatcaaacaaacatTCCAGATAACGCGAATGAAAGCAGCGCTCTCACCCATtcgtcctctcctgctccttctcctcccgaCGCCTGCGAGGTCGCAGCGTCTGCTTTGTTCGCCATGATCTTGTCTGTCCACGATGCTCCGGCCATTTGATCTCCGGCAAAGTTACACCTGGTCACCGTACCGCCGTCCATCTTGGCCAGGGAGACTGGAAGCGCAAGCGAGAGTTAAGTCTTTATCAGTTGTACAACAGCAACTCTCACAGGTGCGTCACAGCAATGTGTCCACCACTGTAACATCTTTAAATACTGTGAAAAATGcaaacatctttacattttccccatttatttcccatcagccaccaACATAGGATGAAGTTTGTTTGTGTGAAACCATTGAATATGAAAGGACTAGGTGGCTTTTCTAAGGTCAGGAGAGGTTCACTCCCACCAAAGTCACATAgaggctggaaaaacaaagtTCTGGTTAAATTTCATTCACTCCCCGTGGCTGCGAAGGTCAGTGCTCGGACAGGCCGCAGGGTTGTGTAGGGGGGAAACCCAAGAGTGCCCTCGGGAAACCAGAGAAAAACCAACATTTTATCCCCGGATCAATCTCCACTTCAAATCCTGACATCAAACTGGCATCAATTTGgctttgaaaataaatgtttaaaaaaaagcgaTTTAACTGTGTACAAAAGACTCACATATAAAAGGACTGTTTCCTCTGGTCTTCAGACGGATTTCCTGTCCTGTTTCCAGCTCGGTTTTGTCCATCTCTGACTCTGGGTACCAGAAGGCCCAGGTACCGCTGGGCCGGTACTGGTCCGTTATCTTCACCAGCTCTGGTTTGTTGACGATTGCTGACAGCTGATCTTCAGAGACACAGTCGGACTTTCCTTTAGCCTCCACCTCTGTGTGCGTAGAACAAACCACCAATATAATCaccatatttttaaaaaagtgttaAAATTCCTTCTTCTATTGTTGCCACTATTTGCTGCCTCGAGCTGCGCCGGCAGTCGATTCATGTATGTTTAATGGTTaatgtgaggagttgaacagagCTGGTCAGGCATCAGACCGGGTTCTCCTTTgggtttgtggtgtgtgtgtttatgaccACAGTTTTAGAAACACACTCTATGCACACCTTGGTCATTTGTGAGGTCTTTAAACACACCAGAGCTGTGCAGcaccgttagcattagcaacatcCTCCCAGAGACTCCCATCAGCCTAATAACGGGAGAAAATCCAGCCTGGAATTGAACCCGGTACTTTCCATCTGTGTGGGGACTGTGCTTAATGCTGTACACGACTTCCTCTCCTTATGCAAACACCAACTCTACGTACTCACTGTAGGAGGACATGAGGAAACCAGTGTTGACCTTTTTGGTGTCACTGAAGTTTGACTCGATCTCGTTGCCGCTGGCATCAAACCTTCTCCGATGGATGCGGCTGGGTTTGACGTACAGCACGTAGAAGCGGCTCTGTCGACGACAAAAAGCAAGACAAAGTCTCTCTACAACTGTACATTATTCTTTACACGAGTAACAATAAGGTAAGTGTGTAATAATTAGTACAGTGCATGGTTTGTGATTACAGATATTTGCTCATGATCCTTAAAGACTGGAGAGACAGCAGTGCATGGATGAGAGCAACATGAGAGCAAGATCCATGGTGCTGGATAAGAAAGACATGTATTAACTGTATTTCACATACTGTACCTTTTGGTTTTTGTCATCATTGATTGAATGTCTGGAGACATCATTCAGCATTCCTTCCAGCAGGACACCCTCACCACTGTGAaggaaacattaaaacacactggGTTATTGTAGGAATGTGTGCACAGGGCTCAAATTTAGTTTCCACACAATTGGTTAGAATTGTTTAAAATCCAGAGATGTAAACTCATAACCAAAAGTACCTTGGGTGTATAAAAGAAGTGAAATTAAACTAGTCAGTATCTGTTGGACGTATACACATCACCGATGAGAGCCCTCCAATAACCAGATTTTTTAGCATCCCATTCCTAGAGTAGTAATATTATGTACTAATAGCCAATATTAGTATTTACTATTTATCTGTAAGAACTAAGATTATCGCCATTCTTGAAAGTACTGTACATATATATTCCTTGAAATCCATGGGACACCCGGTAGGGGGCGTTGTTTAGCTGTAACCACTTGGTTCCTCATGAGACGTTCGACGCTAAAGGTAAATTGATACAGATTTGGGTGTTTACGAACAGTAAAACGTTACAACTGACAAAGTATTATGCCTAACCAAAACAGCACTAACTTTGAACCCAAGATAAGAGGCTATTATGACAAAAGTTCTGACGTTAACTGCAACCCCAACCTGACTTTCTTCGTCTGAAAAACGGCATTTACGACCATACCTGTCATACACAGAAGGAGACCAAACGCCATCATATTTCTCATTGTGCACCGATTTATTTTGTAAAGACGTGTTATTATAAATTCGGCTCATTTTTCATCAAACTTTCCTCTCTCAtaggttttgttttcctgcttccgGACTTCCTGGTTCCTTCATGGAGAGAAAGTGAGGTGCGCTTCATTTTGGTGCCGGACATCCCGGCGGAGGCAGGAAAGTCCCAAAGTTTACAATGTTTGCACTCTTTGTTTTCATATTGCTATCATGTCGTAAAACGGGGGAAATTCAAGAAAATGCCATGCAATTCTTGATAGTGCTAAAGGTGGTCCCGCATTTTTGCGTATGACAATAAATTTAAAATTATTATGTGGTTCTGGCTCGTTTTGCATTGATTTGCTGGGGACTCTGTTTCTCTCTGGGAGGCTTTGCTGCAGGAaaagatgctgatgtgagagtTTGGTTTGTGTTTCGGGACTGCAGCAGTTCAGCGGCAGGACTTGAGTCCAGAATGCTTCCTCCTGGGCTTGGACCAGCAGGAGAGACTGTCCCCACTCGATGGTTTGCATTACAAGGctgtgtgtaaataaaaaaaaatttaaa contains:
- the LOC130520968 gene encoding arpin-like isoform X1 — translated: MSRIYNNTSLQNKSVHNEKYDGVWSPSVYDSGEGVLLEGMLNDVSRHSINDDKNQKSRFYVLYVKPSRIHRRRFDASGNEIESNFSDTKKVNTGFLMSSYKVEAKGKSDCVSEDQLSAIVNKPELVKITDQYRPSGTWAFWYPESEMDKTELETGQEIRLKTRGNSPFIFSLAKMDGGTVTRCNFAGDQMAGASWTDKIMANKADAATSQASGGEGAGEDEWDD
- the LOC130520968 gene encoding arpin-like isoform X2, giving the protein MSRIYNNTSLQNKSVHNEKYDGVWSPSVYDSGEGVLLEGMLNDVSRHSINDDKNQKSRFYVLYVKPSRIHRRRFDASGNEIESNFSDTKKVNTGFLMSSYKVEAKGKSDCVSEDQLSAIVNKPELVKITDQYRPSGTWAFWYPESEMDKTELETGQEIRLKTRGNSPFIWHSWVSPLHNPAACPSTDLRSHGE